In a genomic window of Armatimonadota bacterium:
- a CDS encoding FG-GAP-like repeat-containing protein, with protein sequence MRRAFQVAMASLLATSMMAGAWAQTVKWVRESDSSFSTPTLYPNAARPTGVAIANGRQVMVLNGDGSVVMETTLDGDIATPVTVADVDGDGAVELIVVLAHGDVVCLSREGKERWRYRTGSTRGEFKLPVVADVHPAPGREVIVGLQDGWLYCLSARGELLWRFYGDRSLAGPPAVGDLDGDGAPEIIYGTEATHVYCLTGHGLVKWRFEEVAPYDRSGPNLADLDGDGKVEVLITRSDVNRYPCLIAIDPKGRLIWRTQDIAHGYVSNATVDLDGDGKLEILHADKVGNVYCENHDGTRRWTVPLENYGILWAPAVADLDGDGQLEVVVGQRMSGGSAAGLQVIGSDGSVRPAPGVTGGANASPAVGDLDGDGKLELVASMQYPDRLVCLTWGAGGRVGWPSLRGNSAMTGADPSVAPGSPAPAAKMIRSGQAAIGAGRAYWGDNTWLVTWRQPAPEGAFIELTAVAASGKREVVIQNLKQGATSAQVNCFLAAGGAFDISARLLVNGETEPVFAATATVRTEAPEFCDDAGVEQAVNGAVAAGRAAGAESIGLGADLLLLRAQERSVNEMRQAGAANTEIATAASALRQRARELIKLATALGGLWSGGDTGAFAVWQDPNPWDTFDPRAIPEDLQTWPVVKHQYAADVDEPLPSERPVKVTAYGNEFENLALNLLNTTAKAIYVRCTFQRPARAGGSKPRPSPELAQHVTLQRLLPVAGAFIDIAYDALPELDRSGVIELAPREVAQLWLTLTTQGLEPGAHRLTLYLGTVAEKDSLTFREVPIEIQVWPVSLPTDKYQLMNGVHLDAASDQALQNMIDHGMSVIYGSSLPRVPVDERGNLAGEVDWTRFDQQVARVPKHWQFLWGRYPTPIFPKGVAAPAESELYFNGVKTAIGEMVKHLQSMGVGYDRWAFYPVDEPWIVGFTNIPPFRQFCTLTKRADPNVRNYADPSNLVRIEYIEEFKDLIDIWQPQVDVLKHDRELVKWFQENAKMFWFYEAAGPAQDLLPLGHYRTRPWLAWYFGATGSGFWVYKDLDMWWPLEDTPYGAVYQSDDEVVSSRRWEAVRDGVEDWRALYVLREEIEKARASGRTAEADAAQALSDEAVEAIIGSQPKHADERVWATGDYGSEIDFDVLMDYRAKIAEQTIRLRRR encoded by the coding sequence ATGAGAAGAGCATTCCAGGTAGCGATGGCGTCGTTGCTCGCCACCAGCATGATGGCGGGCGCCTGGGCGCAGACGGTCAAGTGGGTTCGTGAATCGGATTCATCGTTCTCCACGCCGACCCTGTACCCCAACGCGGCGCGGCCCACCGGGGTGGCGATCGCGAACGGGCGGCAAGTGATGGTTCTCAACGGAGACGGGTCGGTGGTGATGGAAACCACGCTCGATGGCGACATCGCCACCCCGGTCACGGTTGCAGACGTGGATGGCGATGGGGCGGTGGAGCTGATCGTGGTGCTCGCTCATGGTGACGTCGTGTGCCTGAGCCGCGAGGGAAAAGAGAGGTGGCGATACCGCACCGGTTCGACGCGTGGGGAGTTCAAGCTGCCGGTGGTGGCCGACGTGCACCCCGCGCCGGGCCGGGAGGTGATAGTCGGACTGCAGGACGGGTGGTTGTACTGCCTCAGCGCCCGGGGTGAGCTCCTGTGGCGCTTCTACGGGGATCGCTCCCTCGCAGGGCCCCCGGCGGTGGGTGACCTTGATGGCGATGGCGCACCCGAGATTATCTACGGCACCGAAGCCACGCACGTGTACTGCCTGACCGGGCACGGGCTGGTCAAGTGGCGCTTCGAGGAAGTAGCGCCCTATGATCGCTCCGGGCCCAACCTGGCGGACCTGGATGGCGACGGCAAGGTCGAGGTCCTCATCACCCGCAGCGACGTGAACCGGTATCCGTGCCTGATCGCCATTGACCCTAAGGGCCGATTGATCTGGCGCACCCAGGACATCGCGCACGGATACGTATCCAATGCCACGGTGGACCTGGATGGCGACGGCAAGCTGGAGATATTGCATGCCGATAAAGTCGGAAACGTGTATTGCGAGAACCACGACGGCACCCGCCGCTGGACGGTTCCCCTTGAGAACTACGGCATTCTCTGGGCGCCGGCGGTGGCGGACCTCGACGGCGACGGGCAACTGGAAGTCGTCGTTGGCCAGCGCATGTCCGGCGGGTCCGCGGCGGGGCTGCAGGTTATCGGCTCGGACGGCAGCGTGAGGCCCGCCCCCGGCGTTACCGGGGGAGCGAACGCCTCGCCGGCGGTGGGTGACCTGGACGGCGACGGCAAGCTGGAGCTGGTGGCGAGCATGCAGTATCCCGATCGGCTGGTTTGCCTGACCTGGGGCGCGGGCGGGCGCGTGGGGTGGCCGTCGCTGCGGGGCAACTCCGCCATGACCGGGGCCGACCCGAGCGTGGCCCCTGGTTCGCCGGCGCCGGCGGCGAAGATGATCCGGTCGGGCCAGGCCGCGATCGGCGCGGGCAGAGCGTATTGGGGTGACAACACATGGCTGGTGACGTGGCGGCAGCCGGCGCCGGAGGGCGCCTTCATCGAGCTGACGGCGGTGGCGGCAAGCGGAAAACGCGAGGTCGTCATCCAGAATCTGAAGCAAGGCGCGACGTCGGCGCAGGTCAACTGTTTCCTGGCTGCCGGGGGGGCATTCGACATCAGCGCCAGGCTCCTGGTCAACGGCGAGACGGAGCCGGTGTTCGCGGCCACCGCGACGGTGCGGACGGAGGCGCCGGAGTTCTGTGATGATGCCGGGGTGGAGCAGGCGGTGAACGGGGCCGTAGCGGCGGGCAGAGCGGCGGGTGCCGAGTCCATCGGCCTGGGGGCCGACCTGCTGCTGCTGCGCGCGCAGGAGCGGTCGGTTAATGAAATGAGGCAGGCCGGCGCTGCGAACACCGAGATCGCGACCGCCGCCAGCGCGCTGCGCCAGCGGGCGCGAGAGCTGATCAAGCTGGCGACGGCGCTGGGCGGTCTGTGGTCGGGGGGCGACACGGGCGCCTTCGCGGTGTGGCAGGACCCCAACCCGTGGGATACGTTCGACCCGCGGGCGATTCCCGAGGATCTCCAGACCTGGCCGGTGGTGAAGCACCAGTACGCCGCCGACGTGGACGAGCCGCTGCCATCGGAGCGGCCGGTGAAGGTCACCGCGTACGGCAACGAGTTCGAGAACCTCGCGCTCAACCTCTTGAACACCACGGCGAAGGCCATCTACGTGAGATGCACCTTTCAACGACCCGCGCGCGCAGGCGGCTCGAAGCCCCGGCCATCGCCGGAGCTGGCCCAACACGTGACCTTGCAGCGGTTGCTGCCGGTGGCCGGCGCCTTCATCGACATAGCGTATGACGCGCTGCCGGAGCTCGACCGCTCGGGCGTGATCGAGCTGGCCCCGCGTGAGGTGGCCCAACTATGGCTGACGCTGACGACCCAGGGGCTGGAACCGGGCGCCCACCGGCTCACGCTGTACCTGGGGACGGTGGCGGAGAAGGATAGTCTCACCTTCCGCGAGGTGCCCATCGAGATCCAAGTGTGGCCGGTGAGCCTACCGACGGACAAGTACCAGTTGATGAACGGGGTGCACCTGGACGCGGCCTCGGACCAGGCCTTGCAGAACATGATTGACCACGGGATGTCGGTGATCTACGGCTCGTCACTGCCGCGGGTACCGGTTGATGAGCGAGGGAACCTCGCCGGCGAGGTTGACTGGACGAGGTTCGACCAGCAAGTGGCGCGCGTTCCCAAGCACTGGCAGTTCCTGTGGGGGCGCTATCCGACCCCCATCTTCCCCAAGGGCGTCGCGGCGCCCGCCGAGAGCGAGCTCTACTTCAACGGCGTCAAGACCGCGATCGGGGAGATGGTGAAGCATCTGCAGTCAATGGGCGTCGGCTACGACCGGTGGGCCTTCTACCCCGTTGACGAGCCGTGGATCGTGGGCTTCACCAACATTCCGCCATTCCGCCAGTTCTGCACGCTGACCAAGCGGGCCGACCCCAATGTGCGCAACTACGCCGATCCGTCGAACTTGGTGCGCATTGAGTATATAGAGGAGTTCAAGGACCTGATTGACATCTGGCAGCCGCAGGTTGACGTCCTGAAACATGACCGGGAGCTGGTGAAATGGTTCCAGGAGAACGCAAAGATGTTTTGGTTCTATGAAGCTGCCGGACCGGCGCAAGACCTGCTGCCCTTGGGGCACTATCGGACGCGCCCCTGGCTGGCCTGGTATTTCGGGGCGACGGGGTCCGGGTTCTGGGTCTACAAGGACCTCGACATGTGGTGGCCGCTGGAGGACACGCCCTACGGAGCGGTGTACCAAAGCGACGATGAGGTCGTCAGCTCGCGCCGGTGGGAGGCCGTGCGCGACGGGGTCGAGGACTGGCGAGCGCTATACGTCTTGCGCGAGGAAATCGAGAAGGCACGCGCCTCCGGCCGTACGGCTGAGGCTGACGCGGCCCAGGCCCTGAGTGACGAAGCCGTGGAGGCCATCATCGGCAGTCAGCCGAAGCACGCGGATGAAAGGGTTTGGGCGACCGGCGATTACGGCAGCGAGATAGATTTCGATGTACTCATGGACTATCGCGCCAAGATCGCCGAGCAGACTATCAGGCTGCGGCGGCGGTAG